In Brassica rapa cultivar Chiifu-401-42 chromosome A06, CAAS_Brap_v3.01, whole genome shotgun sequence, a single window of DNA contains:
- the LOC103871181 gene encoding probable 2-oxoglutarate-dependent dioxygenase AOP1 yields the protein MGSETPLLPLHLPVIDFSNQNLKPGEPQWDLTKADVQKALQDYGCFEASFDKVPIELRKSIFKALEELFDLPLQTKLRNVSKKPFHGYVGQYPMVPLYESMGIDDSDVVDKVEAFTEKLWPQGNTSFSATIHSFSKKLSELDITIRRMIMESFGLVKYIDEHLQSTNYLFRVMKYTGPDTEETKLGLNAHTDKNIVTILYQNHVEGLEVQTKDKNWINVKPSEDSFIVMIGDSLHALLNGRLHSPYHRVMMTGTETRYSLGLFSIPKAGHIVSSPDELVDEEHPRLFKPFDHVEFLKFYYTEAGQRSQSALKTYCGM from the exons ATGGGTTCTGAAACTCCTCTCCTTCCTCTTCACCTCCCGGTCATCGATTTCTCAAACCAAAACCTGAAACCAGGAGAGCCCCAATGGGACTTAACCAAAGCTGATGTCCAGAAAGCTCTTCAAGACTACGGCTGTTTCGaggcttctttcgataaagtTCCTATCGAGTTACGAAAATCGATTTTCAAGGCCTTGGAAGAGCTTTTCGACTTACCTTTACAGACCAAACTGAGAAACGTATCCAAGAAACCTTTCCATGGATACGTTGGTCAATACCCAATGGTGCCACTGTACGAGAGCATGGGCATTGATGACTCTGATGTTGTAGACAAAGTTGAAGCCTTTACTGAAAAGCTATGGCCTCAAGGCAACACAAGCTTCAG CGCAACGATCCATTCGTTTTCAAAGAAGTTATCAGAGCTAGACATAACTATAAGAAGAATGATCATGGAGAGCTTTGGACTCGTGAAGTACATCGATGAACATCTTCAGTCAACGAACTACCTCTTTCGAGTTATGAAGTACACAGGACCTGATACAGAAGAGACCAAACTAGGGCTAAACGCTCATACCGACAAAAACATTGTCACTATACTTTACCAAAACCATGTTGAAGGTCTTGAGGTGCAGACCAAAGACAAGAACTGGATCAATGTGAAGCCATCAGAAGACTCTTTCATCGTCATGATAGGAGATTCTCTCCAT GCATTGCTGAATGGTCGATTACACTCTCCATATCACCGTGTCATGATGACTGGAACAGAGACGAGATACTCCCTCGGGCTGTTCTCGATTCCGAAAGCAGGACATATAGTGAGTTCACCAGATGAGCTCGTGGACGAAGAGCATCCTCGACTCTTTAAGCCCTTTGATCATGTTGAATTCCTTAAATTCTACTACACAGAAGCTGGACAAAGATCTCAATCTGCTCTCAAAACTTACTGTGGAATGTAA
- the LOC103871179 gene encoding auxin-responsive protein IAA6, whose translation MAKEGLGLEITELRLGLPVDNNGERLVSGSKKTKRVFSEMMISSSLDTDGANSVVSSVDIVTGEVEDDSVPKDKSQAVGWPPVCSYRTKKNNNKESSKAIGYVKVSMCGVPYLRKVDLGTSKGYTHLATVLEKLFDCLGLGVALKEGEKFEYVIIYEDKDRDWMLVGDVPWEMFKESCMRLRIVKRSDATGFGLQRDLSLQLE comes from the exons atggCAAAGGAGGGTTTAGGACTTGAGATTACAGAGCTAAGATTGGGGCTTCCAGTAGATAACAACGGTGAAAGATTAGTTAGCGGATCGAAGAAGACAAAGAGGGTGTTCTCGGagatgatgatatcatcatcactagATACTGACGGTGCAAACAGCGTCGTTTCGTCTGTGGACATTGTCACCGGTGAGGTAGAGGATGACTCTGTACCGAAGGATAAGAGTCAGGCGGTAGGGTGGCCACCTGTGTGTTCTTATAGGACAAAGAAGAACAACAATAAAGAATCATCGAAAGCGATAGGGTACGTGAAAGTGAGCATGTGCGGTGTGCCATACTTGAGGAAGGTTGACCTTGGTACCAGCAAGGGTTATACTCATCTAGCCACCGTTCTTGAGAAACTCTTCGACTGTCTTGGTCTAG GAGTAGCATTGAAGGAGGGGGAGAAATTTGAATACGTTATTATATACGAGGATAAGGATAGAGATTGGATGCTCGTCGGAGATGTTCCTTGGGA GATGTTCAAAGAGTCATGCATGAGGCTGAGGATCGTGAAGAGATCAGATGCAACCGGTTTTGGTCTGCAGCGAGATTTATCATTGCAACTTGAGTAA